From Mucilaginibacter rubeus, a single genomic window includes:
- a CDS encoding ATP-binding protein, with translation MEEANVQTSELYTLQLPSKPESIALLEQLIEEIADKYHVEEDTFANMMTCLNEAVINAIIHGNKQDETKKVIVNAEVEPKRIIWTVTDEGPGFDYNNLADPTAPENLENLTGRGVFIIKHLADQCIFNASGNEIELHFKI, from the coding sequence ATGGAAGAGGCAAATGTTCAAACCAGCGAGCTATACACGTTGCAGCTACCGTCAAAACCGGAGAGCATAGCGTTGCTTGAGCAGCTGATAGAAGAAATTGCTGATAAATATCATGTTGAGGAAGATACCTTCGCCAATATGATGACCTGCCTTAATGAAGCGGTTATTAACGCCATCATACACGGTAACAAACAGGATGAGACTAAAAAGGTGATTGTTAATGCGGAAGTAGAACCGAAACGTATTATCTGGACCGTTACCGATGAAGGCCCCGGCTTCGACTATAATAACCTTGCCGATCCTACTGCCCCCGAAAACCTGGAGAACCTTACCGGCCGCGGCGTGTTTATCATTAAACACCTTGCCGATCAATGTATTTTCAACGCCTCGGGTAATGAAATTGAACTTCACTTTAAGATCTGA